The following are encoded in a window of Streptomyces sp. SAT1 genomic DNA:
- a CDS encoding peptidoglycan recognition protein family protein, with protein sequence MSKIGGMRRYGFLASSIGVTCAAGLALVPGVPAGAAAAAVPATAPGAAPAATAPAVPGSTQSLPLAARAQGHARGRSFTAARLEQGLYRTDVRHFSLVGVVWDDPDTELHGTVQVRTRSAATGTWSDWQDVDTHNADHGADPGAAERAAGHIRGATAPLWVGDSDGVDLRVRADTGDRADGAPARQPAPLPSGLRLELVDPGDTPPATPQADQARTGELTEAATAASAANSGLAPLGATEIPALDQAATARELLDLRGDELTAAQRAKPYIGARPRIVTRHGWGADESLRSRGFGYTKKVKAAFVHHTATGNNYRCSQAPSVIRSIYRYHVRSMGWRDIGYNFLVDKCGTVYEGRAGGVAKPVLGAHTMGFNSDSVGIAVIGTYSKTKPSSAALKAVARLTAWKLGLYGMDPRGKTYLKSGGGNRYKKGKNVHLNVISGHRDGFATDCPGRKLYAKLGTIRSTAARYQGR encoded by the coding sequence TCCAAGATCGGGGGCATGCGTCGATACGGATTCCTTGCGTCCTCGATCGGTGTCACCTGTGCGGCCGGACTCGCCCTCGTGCCGGGCGTCCCCGCGGGTGCCGCCGCAGCCGCCGTACCGGCCACGGCGCCCGGAGCGGCCCCGGCCGCGACGGCGCCCGCCGTCCCCGGCAGCACCCAGTCCCTGCCCCTGGCCGCGCGCGCCCAAGGCCACGCCCGCGGCCGGTCCTTCACCGCCGCCCGCCTCGAACAGGGCCTGTACCGCACGGACGTACGGCACTTCTCCCTGGTCGGCGTCGTCTGGGACGACCCGGACACCGAACTGCACGGCACCGTCCAGGTCCGCACCCGCTCCGCGGCCACCGGCACCTGGTCCGACTGGCAGGACGTCGACACCCACAACGCCGACCACGGCGCCGACCCGGGCGCCGCCGAGCGCGCCGCCGGACACATCCGCGGCGCCACCGCGCCGCTGTGGGTGGGCGACTCCGACGGTGTCGACCTGCGGGTCCGCGCCGACACCGGGGACCGCGCCGACGGCGCCCCGGCCCGGCAGCCGGCGCCGCTGCCCTCCGGGCTGCGCCTGGAACTCGTCGACCCCGGCGACACACCTCCGGCCACCCCGCAGGCCGACCAGGCGCGCACCGGCGAACTGACCGAGGCCGCGACCGCCGCCTCCGCCGCCAACTCCGGCCTCGCCCCGCTCGGCGCCACCGAGATCCCCGCCCTCGACCAGGCGGCCACCGCACGCGAACTGCTCGACCTGCGCGGCGACGAACTCACGGCCGCCCAGCGCGCCAAGCCCTACATCGGGGCACGCCCGCGCATCGTCACCCGGCACGGCTGGGGCGCCGACGAGTCACTGCGTTCGCGCGGGTTCGGCTACACGAAGAAAGTGAAGGCCGCGTTCGTCCACCACACCGCGACCGGCAACAACTACCGCTGCTCGCAGGCTCCTTCGGTGATCCGAAGCATCTACCGCTACCACGTCAGGAGCATGGGCTGGCGCGACATCGGCTACAACTTCCTCGTCGACAAGTGCGGCACCGTCTACGAGGGCCGCGCCGGGGGCGTGGCCAAGCCCGTCCTCGGCGCCCACACCATGGGCTTCAACAGCGACAGCGTGGGCATCGCCGTCATCGGCACCTACAGCAAGACCAAGCCGTCCTCCGCCGCCCTCAAGGCCGTCGCCCGGCTGACCGCGTGGAAGCTCGGCCTCTACGGGATGGACCCGCGCGGCAAGACCTATCTGAAGTCCGGCGGTGGAAACCGCTACAAGAAGGGGAAGAACGTACATCTGAACGTGATCTCCGGTCACCGGGACGGCTTCGCCACCGACTGCCCCGGACGCAAGCTCTACGCCAAGCTCGGCACGATCCGCTCGACCGCGGCGCGCTACCAGGGCCGCTGA